Proteins encoded together in one Thermodesulfobacteriota bacterium window:
- the purF gene encoding amidophosphoribosyltransferase has product MFDRWHDECGVFGIYNHAEASNLAYLGLHALQHRGQESAGIVTSDEVTMRMHIGMGLVQEIFDEEILARLPGSHAIGHVRYSTTGASVAKNAQPFYADTVHGPIAIAHNGNLVNAPALRRSLEGRGSIFHTTNDTEVIAHLYARSQKEKLLDRLVDALRQVQGAYSLVVLVEKRLIAVRDPFGFRPLVLGKVKDSFVVVSETCALDLIEGEYIREVEPGEILMISAEKGLQSFRPFAPAPHRQCIFEHIYFARPDSVIFGRPVYQVRQAFGRELAREHPVEADVVVPVPDSGMVAALGYAEESGIPFALGLIRNHYVGRTFIEPEQSIRHFGVKLKLNAVRHVLQGKRVVVLDDSIVRGTTSRKIVKMIREAGAREVHMRVSSPPTCYPCYFGIDTPTRKELVGSSHSVAEIARYLTADTLGYLSREGLQRATDYGPYVYCDACFTGNYPIHPDRPEGTQLGLF; this is encoded by the coding sequence ATGTTCGACAGGTGGCACGACGAGTGCGGGGTCTTCGGGATCTACAACCACGCGGAGGCCTCCAACCTCGCGTATCTGGGGCTCCACGCCCTCCAGCACCGGGGGCAGGAAAGCGCCGGCATCGTCACCTCCGACGAGGTCACGATGCGCATGCACATCGGCATGGGGCTCGTGCAGGAGATCTTCGACGAGGAGATCCTCGCCCGGCTCCCCGGCAGCCACGCCATCGGCCACGTGCGCTACTCCACCACCGGGGCCAGCGTGGCCAAGAACGCCCAGCCCTTCTACGCCGACACCGTCCACGGGCCCATCGCCATCGCCCACAACGGCAACTTGGTCAACGCCCCGGCGCTGCGTCGGAGCTTGGAGGGGCGAGGCAGCATCTTCCACACCACCAACGACACCGAGGTCATCGCCCACCTCTACGCCCGGAGCCAGAAAGAGAAGCTCCTGGACCGGCTCGTGGACGCCCTGCGCCAGGTCCAGGGGGCCTACAGCCTGGTGGTCCTGGTGGAAAAGCGCCTCATCGCCGTGCGCGACCCCTTCGGCTTCCGGCCCCTGGTGCTCGGCAAGGTGAAGGACTCCTTCGTGGTGGTCTCCGAGACCTGTGCCCTGGACCTCATCGAAGGGGAATACATCCGGGAGGTGGAGCCCGGAGAGATCCTCATGATCAGCGCCGAGAAGGGCCTCCAGAGCTTTCGGCCCTTTGCCCCGGCCCCCCACCGCCAGTGCATCTTCGAACACATCTACTTCGCGCGCCCCGACTCGGTGATCTTCGGCCGGCCCGTCTACCAGGTGCGCCAGGCCTTCGGCCGGGAGCTCGCCCGGGAGCACCCGGTCGAGGCCGACGTGGTCGTGCCCGTGCCGGACTCGGGCATGGTCGCGGCCCTCGGCTACGCGGAGGAGTCCGGCATCCCCTTTGCCCTCGGGCTCATCCGCAACCACTACGTGGGGCGAACCTTCATCGAGCCCGAGCAGTCGATCCGGCACTTCGGGGTCAAGCTCAAGCTCAACGCCGTGCGCCACGTCTTGCAGGGAAAGCGGGTGGTGGTGCTCGACGACTCCATCGTGCGCGGCACCACGAGCCGCAAGATCGTGAAGATGATCCGGGAGGCCGGCGCCCGCGAGGTGCACATGCGCGTGTCCTCTCCCCCCACGTGCTATCCGTGCTACTTCGGCATCGACACCCCCACACGCAAGGAACTGGTGGGGTCGAGCCACTCCGTGGCGGAGATCGCCCGCTACCTCACGGCGGACACCCTGGGATACTTGAGCCGCGAGGGCCTGCAGCGGGCAACAGACTACGGGCCGTATGTCTACTGCGACGCCTGCTTTACCGGCAACTACCCCATCCACCCCGACCGCCCCGAGGGGACGCAGCTGGGGTTGTTCTAA
- a CDS encoding phosphoribosylformylglycinamidine synthase subunit PurQ: protein MKAVKALVLTGNGVNCEREMAHACRLAGAEAHVVHLAEVFSGRVHLADYHFLNFPGGFSDGDDLGSAKAGAVRLKYGKIQDDGRRRFLEDLLRFVAGGKLVLGVCNGFQLLVKLGLLPGLDGRYAEQTASLTHNDSGRFEDRWVHLAVDPASPCVFTRGLDRLYYPVRHGEGKFVPAEHDVLRRVGAQALVPLRYAGSDGQPTQRYPENPNGSVGAVAGLCDPTGRIFGLMPHPEAFLHRTNHPRWTREELPEEGQGLALFRNAVELIRRELL from the coding sequence ATGAAGGCCGTCAAGGCCCTGGTGCTTACCGGAAACGGGGTCAACTGCGAACGGGAGATGGCTCATGCGTGCCGGCTCGCGGGGGCCGAGGCCCACGTCGTCCATCTGGCCGAGGTCTTCTCGGGCCGGGTTCACCTGGCGGACTACCACTTCCTCAACTTCCCGGGGGGCTTTTCCGACGGGGACGACCTGGGCTCGGCCAAGGCCGGGGCCGTGCGCCTCAAGTACGGGAAGATCCAGGACGACGGGCGCCGACGGTTCCTGGAGGACCTCCTGCGCTTCGTCGCCGGCGGCAAGCTCGTCCTGGGCGTATGCAACGGCTTCCAGCTCCTGGTGAAGCTGGGCCTGCTGCCGGGGCTCGACGGCCGGTACGCCGAGCAGACGGCGAGCCTCACCCACAACGATTCGGGCCGCTTCGAGGACCGCTGGGTTCACCTGGCGGTCGACCCGGCGAGCCCCTGCGTCTTCACCCGGGGGCTCGACCGCCTCTACTACCCGGTGCGCCACGGGGAGGGGAAGTTCGTGCCCGCAGAACACGACGTGCTCCGGCGCGTCGGCGCCCAGGCCCTCGTACCTCTGCGCTACGCCGGCTCCGACGGCCAGCCCACCCAGCGCTACCCCGAGAACCCCAACGGGAGCGTAGGGGCGGTAGCAGGGCTGTGCGACCCCACGGGGCGCATCTTCGGGCTCATGCCCCACCCCGAGGCCTTCCTCCACCGCACCAACCACCCGCGCTGGACCCGGGAAGAGCTGCCCGAGGAAGGACAGGGACTGGCCCTCTTTCGCAACGCGGTGGAGCTCATCCGCAGGGAGCTCCTGTAG